From a single Alkalibacter saccharofermentans DSM 14828 genomic region:
- a CDS encoding ABC-F family ATP-binding cassette domain-containing protein, which translates to MLTIENISKSYGVKTLFSDITFTVDNEKIGLIGINGTGKSTLLKIIAGMETSPTGKILKSSGMKIEYLPQNPDFDLDSTVIEQVLKTRSPLMDVIREYEIILEKCANHPDDDSLNEETLRLTSKMDLLDAWDVESRIKTVLTKLGIHDFDKKISELSGGQKKRIALASALITPCDLLILDEPTNHLDNLMIDWLETYLKNLKASLLMVTHDRYFLDRVAERIIEISDGSLYSYPGNYSYYLDKKTERLALEAANENKMLNLYKKELAWIRRGAKARTTKQKARIQRYETLKDSLSITENKNLEITSAYSRLGNKIIELNNITKSFDDNVVIDNFTYTFQSDDRIGIVGPNGVGKSTLLNLINRKINPKSGSVEIGETVKIAYFSQESEHIDPNLRAIEYIKETSEYVTTADGAKITASQMMENFLFLADQQYSKISNLSGGELRRLYLLKILMNAPNVLILDEPTNDLDIDTLSVLESYIDGFSGPVIAVSHDRYFLDRICNKIMSFDGNGIISLHTGNYFDYLDDIKEAQTIEPSDLLSTDDDIDIDTKGLRTGREKKKLSFKEQREYDSLESEIGKLENELEKIDLLIKENETNFVKLQELSDMKDLTEEKLINKLEREEYLKNLIESFK; encoded by the coding sequence ATGCTCACCATCGAGAACATTTCAAAAAGTTATGGCGTGAAAACGCTTTTTTCTGATATTACATTTACTGTAGACAATGAAAAGATAGGACTTATCGGGATTAATGGTACTGGAAAATCAACTTTATTAAAAATCATAGCAGGCATGGAAACGTCTCCCACCGGCAAGATTTTAAAAAGTTCCGGTATGAAAATTGAGTACCTCCCTCAAAATCCTGATTTCGATCTTGATTCCACTGTTATAGAGCAGGTCTTAAAAACCAGATCTCCTCTTATGGATGTAATAAGAGAATATGAAATAATCCTGGAAAAGTGTGCAAATCACCCTGATGACGATAGCTTAAATGAGGAAACGCTGCGCCTTACATCCAAGATGGATTTACTGGATGCTTGGGATGTGGAAAGTCGAATTAAAACAGTGCTGACCAAACTAGGCATACATGACTTCGACAAAAAAATATCTGAGCTGTCAGGTGGGCAGAAAAAAAGGATAGCTCTTGCTTCTGCATTGATTACGCCATGCGACTTATTGATTCTTGACGAGCCCACCAACCACTTAGACAACCTAATGATAGACTGGCTTGAAACATACCTTAAAAACTTGAAAGCATCACTTTTGATGGTAACCCATGACAGGTATTTTCTAGACCGAGTAGCTGAGAGAATAATCGAAATCAGTGATGGTTCCCTCTATTCCTATCCAGGTAACTATTCATACTATCTGGATAAAAAAACTGAGAGGCTTGCACTTGAAGCAGCAAATGAAAATAAAATGTTAAACTTGTACAAAAAAGAACTTGCTTGGATAAGGCGTGGGGCAAAAGCCAGAACAACTAAACAGAAAGCTAGAATCCAAAGGTACGAGACTTTGAAAGACTCTTTAAGCATCACTGAAAACAAAAACCTTGAAATAACCTCAGCATACAGCCGTTTAGGAAACAAAATAATAGAATTGAATAATATAACAAAATCCTTTGATGATAATGTAGTTATTGATAACTTTACATATACCTTTCAGAGTGATGACAGGATTGGAATTGTTGGGCCTAACGGAGTTGGGAAATCAACTTTGCTGAATTTGATAAACAGGAAGATCAATCCTAAATCCGGTTCTGTGGAAATAGGCGAGACCGTCAAGATTGCCTATTTTTCTCAAGAATCAGAGCATATCGATCCTAACCTGAGAGCTATCGAGTACATCAAGGAAACTTCTGAGTATGTCACCACTGCTGATGGAGCAAAGATCACCGCATCCCAAATGATGGAGAATTTTCTTTTTCTGGCGGATCAACAGTACAGTAAGATATCTAACCTATCAGGTGGGGAATTAAGAAGACTATATCTTCTTAAGATACTAATGAATGCACCCAATGTTCTGATATTAGACGAACCAACCAACGACCTGGATATCGATACCTTAAGTGTTCTCGAAAGCTATATAGATGGGTTTTCAGGCCCGGTGATCGCTGTTTCTCATGACAGATATTTCTTAGATAGAATTTGCAATAAAATCATGTCCTTTGATGGCAACGGAATCATCAGCCTGCATACAGGAAATTATTTCGATTATCTTGATGATATAAAAGAAGCTCAAACCATAGAACCTTCTGATTTGCTGTCAACTGATGATGACATCGATATTGATACCAAAGGACTACGTACCGGGAGAGAAAAGAAAAAACTCAGCTTCAAAGAACAACGAGAATATGATTCTCTTGAAAGTGAAATCGGCAAATTGGAGAATGAATTGGAAAAAATAGATTTGCTTATCAAAGAAAACGAAACAAATTTTGTGAAATTGCAGGAACTCTCAGATATGAAAGATTTAACAGAAGAAAAACTCATTAATAAGTTGGAACGAGAGGAATATTTAAAAAATCTCATCGAAAGCTTTAAATGA
- a CDS encoding DUF2254 domain-containing protein encodes MLQRIKIIYENNKIWIYLIRHLLISMIFAATAILIDTGYLPVMDFIPSAFATNTDLARSILATLAGALLTITTFTFSTIMVVLTMYSSNFSPRVVENFLTDKVSMKVLGIFVGGFLYCITTLLFMRDIMQGLPVISATIGVIYSILCIIYFIKFVYTVSGSIQASKLINKLYLQAYEMIETGMDYRQKFERIDVFDVDQFPKCFDVHSASSGYLELINFEGILDLIKNIDCKIVVRPCIGDYMAKNMNLFSVYYKEQSQLPDNFDKKLYNCLSLTSQKMILGDYKFSIQKIVEIALRAISPGINDPNTAIHCIKILGVLLSKIGESDGKYTSIQFKDYKGKLIYEDFNFEKDLYNTFYQIIHYGKTDLSVVFALFEALKIIMLSCSESSLYSVRNFAKYLFERCGDFHENDFDKLKLVDYLNEITTFKYPTN; translated from the coding sequence ATGCTGCAAAGAATTAAGATCATTTATGAAAACAATAAAATCTGGATTTATCTTATCAGACATCTTTTGATATCTATGATTTTTGCAGCAACCGCTATACTCATCGACACTGGATATTTACCTGTCATGGATTTTATCCCAAGTGCGTTTGCAACAAATACTGATTTAGCACGAAGCATTCTAGCTACACTCGCAGGTGCACTTTTGACCATAACCACTTTTACATTTTCTACTATTATGGTTGTATTGACTATGTACTCGTCTAATTTTTCGCCTCGAGTCGTGGAAAACTTCCTTACAGACAAAGTTTCAATGAAGGTTCTGGGAATATTCGTAGGGGGATTTTTATACTGCATAACTACATTGCTTTTTATGCGTGATATCATGCAAGGATTACCTGTAATTTCAGCTACGATAGGAGTTATATATTCGATTTTATGCATAATATACTTCATAAAATTTGTTTATACTGTATCTGGTTCTATTCAAGCTTCAAAACTTATAAACAAGTTGTACCTCCAGGCTTATGAAATGATCGAAACAGGAATGGATTACAGACAAAAATTTGAAAGAATCGACGTCTTTGATGTCGACCAGTTCCCTAAATGTTTTGATGTACATTCAGCATCTTCAGGTTATTTAGAGCTTATAAATTTTGAAGGAATACTGGATTTAATAAAAAATATTGATTGCAAAATCGTCGTGCGGCCTTGTATCGGAGACTATATGGCTAAAAACATGAATCTGTTTTCAGTCTATTACAAAGAACAAAGTCAGCTGCCGGATAACTTCGATAAAAAACTTTATAACTGCCTTAGCTTGACGAGTCAAAAAATGATACTCGGCGACTACAAGTTTTCCATTCAAAAAATAGTTGAAATTGCGTTAAGAGCCATATCTCCCGGAATTAACGACCCAAACACAGCTATACATTGCATAAAGATTCTTGGTGTATTGCTTAGTAAAATAGGTGAATCAGATGGCAAATACACTTCGATTCAGTTTAAAGATTACAAGGGCAAGCTGATTTACGAGGACTTTAACTTTGAAAAAGATCTATACAATACCTTCTATCAGATAATTCACTATGGCAAAACAGATTTATCCGTAGTCTTTGCCTTATTTGAAGCTCTTAAGATAATAATGCTCAGTTGTTCCGAATCAAGTCTTTATAGTGTAAGAAATTTTGCGAAATATTTATTCGAAAGATGTGGAGATTTCCATGAAAACGACTTTGACAAGCTAAAGCTAGTAGATTATCTAAATGAAATAACAACTTTCAAATATCCAACAAATTAA
- a CDS encoding alpha/beta fold hydrolase, whose product MKIVKYMISGIMIIFLILSVIPYLITLQSETLNLERPFYNSLFVDVSDTKLHYRVWRSEDIRGNILLVHGLGGSTFSWEKAADILNDKGYFVIAVDLPAFGYSSRESGFDHSQENRSDLLWKLVDEIEMSHLMGHNENWTLVGHSTGGGTVATMAVAKENKVKEVILVAGALFNRDPSVTSLVLKYPPASKWMEVLLNRLLINEKRVEEILLSAYGRQPDEREVNGYLLPLKIEGTERALVDMVKSAGSIDFNSYKNMSVPIYGIWGTEDKWVELDQAERVERILPHFMLYTIEGAGHMAMETHVEECTDIILNIID is encoded by the coding sequence ATGAAAATAGTGAAATATATGATTAGTGGAATTATGATCATTTTTTTGATTCTAAGCGTTATACCGTATTTAATAACATTACAATCTGAGACATTGAATTTGGAAAGACCCTTTTACAATAGCTTGTTCGTGGATGTAAGCGATACTAAGCTTCATTACAGGGTTTGGAGAAGCGAGGATATAAGAGGAAATATACTTCTGGTTCATGGTTTGGGCGGATCTACTTTTTCATGGGAAAAAGCAGCAGATATACTTAATGATAAGGGATATTTTGTGATAGCGGTTGATCTGCCGGCATTTGGATACAGTAGCAGGGAGTCAGGGTTTGATCACAGTCAAGAAAACAGAAGCGATCTATTATGGAAGTTAGTCGATGAAATTGAAATGAGTCATCTGATGGGGCACAATGAGAATTGGACTCTGGTAGGCCATTCAACGGGAGGGGGAACAGTGGCAACTATGGCTGTCGCGAAAGAAAACAAGGTTAAAGAGGTGATCTTGGTAGCAGGAGCTCTTTTTAATAGGGATCCTAGCGTAACTTCACTGGTTTTAAAATACCCTCCAGCTTCAAAATGGATGGAAGTGCTTTTAAATAGATTGTTAATAAATGAGAAACGAGTGGAAGAAATACTTTTATCAGCTTATGGAAGGCAACCTGATGAAAGAGAAGTTAACGGATATTTGCTACCGTTAAAAATAGAGGGTACTGAGAGAGCGCTAGTCGATATGGTGAAAAGTGCCGGCAGCATAGATTTTAACAGCTATAAAAATATGTCTGTCCCGATTTATGGAATTTGGGGCACTGAAGATAAATGGGTTGAATTGGATCAGGCAGAAAGGGTGGAGAGGATTTTGCCGCATTTCATGCTATACACAATAGAAGGTGCTGGTCACATGGCAATGGAAACCCACGTTGAAGAATGCACTGACATTATATTGAACATAATTGATTAG
- a CDS encoding DUF2179 domain-containing protein codes for MREIVLIILMQLIYVPVFTLRTLFLVKNMIGIASFLGFIEALVYVFGLSLVFSGDQSVLAMVVYAVGFGVGMQLGGIIENKLAIGYNSFMVNLVNRDLELIDKLRSEGFGVTVYQGEGRDSVRYRLEILTKRNREDELLEIIHDYEPGAFIISYEPRKFKGGFMVNSMKKDQDRKKGLNSIVNNSKKKADDNNFKMEKKSTFNKDSVKVEDESSGQSSSESVNLNEAYEDENSNNDTK; via the coding sequence GTGAGAGAAATAGTTTTGATAATTCTAATGCAGTTGATTTATGTTCCGGTTTTTACCCTGAGAACATTATTTTTAGTGAAAAACATGATAGGAATAGCATCTTTTTTGGGATTTATAGAAGCCTTGGTGTATGTGTTTGGATTATCCTTGGTATTCAGTGGAGATCAAAGCGTCTTAGCAATGGTTGTTTATGCGGTAGGGTTTGGAGTGGGCATGCAGCTGGGTGGGATAATAGAAAATAAGCTGGCAATAGGATACAACAGTTTCATGGTAAACTTAGTTAATCGAGATCTGGAATTGATTGATAAACTAAGAAGTGAAGGCTTTGGAGTAACAGTTTATCAAGGAGAAGGCAGGGACAGCGTTAGATACCGTTTGGAGATTCTAACAAAGAGGAACAGAGAGGACGAACTTCTTGAGATTATCCACGACTATGAACCGGGAGCGTTTATCATTTCATATGAACCTAGAAAGTTCAAAGGAGGTTTCATGGTTAATAGTATGAAAAAGGATCAGGATAGGAAAAAAGGCTTGAATTCCATAGTGAATAACAGCAAAAAAAAAGCGGATGATAATAATTTCAAAATGGAGAAGAAGTCAACTTTTAATAAAGACAGCGTTAAGGTTGAAGACGAATCTTCAGGACAGTCAAGTAGTGAGAGTGTAAATTTGAATGAAGCCTACGAAGACGAAAATTCAAATAATGATACCAAGTAA
- a CDS encoding exonuclease SbcCD subunit D: MIFMHMADLHIGKRVNEFNMLEDQRYILKQALSIAQNNKVDVMLLAGDIYDKSLPPGEAVALLDEFLTDIVHNGMKAVVVSGNHDSPERLAFGRKLMQSEGVYVSGVFNGEMNILSLRDDFGLVNIYMLPFIKPLHVKKYFPKNEIDSYTQAVKTVIDNAKVEDKMRNVLIAHQFVVSSGVEPMRSDSENISVGGLDHVEASAFDIFDYVALGHLHHPQSIGRDAVRYAGSPLKYSFSEAGAKKEKSVTIIEMKDKKNIKISKIPLTPLRDMVEIKGPLKDLLDPENHKHQGLDNYIHATLTDNEEIIDAISKIRSVYPNVMKIDFENSRTKTVEADSVAKDVTEKTSFQLFEEFYKINNNEEMEDKQKELVRGLLENMGVVI; encoded by the coding sequence ATGATATTCATGCACATGGCAGATCTTCATATAGGTAAAAGGGTCAACGAGTTCAATATGCTGGAGGATCAAAGATATATACTGAAGCAAGCCTTGAGTATAGCTCAAAATAACAAAGTGGACGTGATGCTTTTAGCGGGAGATATATACGACAAGTCCTTGCCACCTGGGGAAGCTGTTGCGTTATTAGATGAATTTTTAACTGATATCGTACATAATGGAATGAAAGCAGTTGTGGTAAGTGGAAATCATGATTCCCCTGAAAGGCTCGCTTTTGGAAGAAAGCTTATGCAATCAGAAGGCGTGTATGTTTCGGGTGTATTCAATGGTGAAATGAATATTCTAAGTCTGAGAGACGATTTTGGCTTAGTTAATATATATATGCTTCCATTTATCAAACCACTTCATGTAAAAAAGTACTTCCCGAAAAATGAAATTGATAGCTATACTCAGGCAGTCAAGACAGTTATAGACAATGCAAAGGTTGAAGATAAAATGCGCAACGTTTTGATAGCGCATCAATTTGTAGTATCATCCGGGGTTGAGCCTATGCGTTCCGATTCTGAAAACATATCAGTTGGAGGCTTGGACCACGTCGAGGCATCAGCTTTTGATATATTCGACTATGTAGCTCTTGGGCATCTTCATCACCCACAAAGCATAGGCAGAGATGCTGTGAGATATGCAGGATCGCCTTTAAAATATTCATTTTCAGAAGCTGGAGCAAAGAAAGAGAAAAGTGTAACAATAATTGAAATGAAAGATAAGAAGAATATTAAAATATCAAAGATCCCACTGACCCCTTTAAGGGACATGGTTGAAATAAAAGGACCGTTAAAGGATCTTCTGGATCCTGAGAACCACAAGCACCAGGGACTTGACAACTACATACATGCTACACTGACTGATAACGAAGAAATTATTGATGCTATAAGCAAGATCAGAAGTGTATACCCTAATGTGATGAAAATAGATTTTGAAAATTCTCGGACCAAGACAGTTGAAGCTGATTCAGTGGCAAAAGATGTAACAGAAAAGACTTCTTTTCAGCTCTTTGAGGAATTTTACAAGATTAACAACAACGAAGAAATGGAAGATAAACAGAAGGAACTTGTTAGGGGTTTGTTGGAAAATATGGGGGTAGTCATATGA
- a CDS encoding AAA family ATPase — protein sequence MKPLKLKMCGFGPYGDNKEIDFSKLGQSGLYLITGDTGAGKTTIFDAVCFALYGEASGENRKPVMLRSDFASSDMPTFVELDFIYKDKKYSVTRNPAYERNKKSGDGTTTEKQNASLVFYEDKNPIAGYDKVTNEIKDLFGLDKNQFSQIAMIAQGDFLKLLLDSNNDRIDIFRKIFNTSVYRNFQEELKRLSSGKRNAYDEIKISLLQYVQDIIYSEESQLGYKIDQVRRDVHKIDEAISYLNELIEEDKTEEIKLTEKMHGLQLEYDRISEKILKGEAANKRFDLLDEMTQKIKILEGEKTLREEELKKIESGKNALYHVYPAFDKFNAENQKFKDIVEEINNKNSFVHELQPKVNIYRSEYEYEVSLDECRQQLSTKIASIEKELDSYDVFERLTKEIKDTKILIEQKLEEEFNLKNKKEDYLNKIQRALQLADSYKDLPIKIEKNSRELENLARFIKDINKIDSEMKMYRRIENNHKTLQDKYLSQKGLVAKKIKVFEDLEDLFLKEQAGIIAQKLEDGMPCPVCGSEKHPSPASLKDEAPSEDELKEAKKSAYDAKEELYAISERGSIKKTEKNKKKESILSLIYDVADKKIEIDDATDFIIMQRSLAEKRKESITAEELLLKDDMEKIKKSNEEKQENETQVSKIDKMLEKAGNEIARLKEFLSSAEGKKETIEKQLGFPSKEEAVIEYDQNRNRYTQMKKNYEAAQKKYFDNKEKLDKYKAILATLNEQKISLSNEKEKYHKRYNEELKKRGFDSEESFKSFLVSEKVIKDLERNSKEYFDKLQEIHNNIKTIREEITNKARVDIIELRKLLAEIIEKRKESERIYRDLYNRLKGNKSIKEKLVNRYEEYKNSETEYAMVENLSRTANGDLKGKQRIKFEMYIQRAYFSKIIREANKRFSKMTDGRYELLRQDESDNLRSQIGLELDVMDNYTGRIRSVKSLSGGESFKASLAMALGLSDVIQSVSGGIQLDAMFIDEGFGALDSESLEQAIDVLNTLSSGNRLVGIISHVSELKERIDKKLIVKKSASGSYVEIVV from the coding sequence ATGAAGCCTTTAAAACTGAAGATGTGCGGTTTTGGTCCTTATGGAGACAATAAAGAAATAGATTTTTCTAAACTGGGACAGTCAGGTCTGTATCTTATAACCGGTGACACCGGTGCAGGGAAGACGACTATTTTCGATGCTGTTTGTTTTGCATTGTATGGAGAGGCGAGCGGAGAAAACAGAAAACCGGTTATGCTCAGAAGCGACTTTGCATCTTCGGATATGCCAACATTCGTCGAGCTTGATTTCATATACAAAGACAAAAAATATTCGGTGACAAGAAATCCGGCTTATGAACGCAATAAAAAAAGTGGCGACGGGACAACAACCGAAAAACAAAACGCTAGTCTCGTATTTTATGAAGACAAAAATCCAATCGCTGGATATGATAAAGTCACAAATGAGATAAAAGACCTGTTTGGATTAGATAAAAACCAGTTCTCACAAATTGCCATGATCGCACAAGGTGACTTTTTGAAGCTGCTTTTAGATTCAAACAACGACCGAATCGACATATTCAGGAAAATATTCAATACAAGTGTCTACAGAAATTTTCAAGAGGAATTAAAGAGACTATCCTCAGGGAAAAGAAACGCCTACGATGAGATTAAGATCAGCCTTTTGCAATATGTGCAGGATATAATTTACTCTGAAGAAAGTCAGTTGGGTTATAAAATTGACCAGGTGCGAAGGGATGTACATAAAATCGACGAGGCTATCAGCTATTTGAATGAGCTGATAGAAGAAGATAAAACAGAAGAAATAAAACTTACGGAAAAAATGCATGGATTGCAGTTGGAATACGATAGAATATCTGAAAAAATCTTAAAGGGTGAAGCCGCCAACAAAAGGTTTGACTTGCTTGACGAGATGACTCAAAAGATAAAAATCCTTGAAGGGGAGAAAACGCTCAGAGAAGAAGAATTGAAAAAAATAGAATCGGGAAAAAATGCCTTGTATCACGTTTATCCTGCTTTTGATAAATTCAACGCTGAGAACCAAAAGTTTAAGGATATTGTGGAAGAAATAAACAACAAAAATAGCTTTGTCCATGAACTTCAGCCTAAGGTGAATATTTATAGATCTGAATATGAGTACGAAGTATCTTTAGATGAATGCCGACAACAATTATCCACAAAAATAGCGTCAATTGAAAAAGAACTTGATAGTTACGATGTTTTTGAAAGACTAACAAAAGAAATAAAAGATACAAAGATACTAATAGAACAAAAATTAGAGGAAGAATTTAATTTAAAGAATAAAAAAGAAGACTACCTGAATAAAATACAAAGAGCTTTACAACTTGCCGATAGTTATAAAGATTTGCCCATAAAAATTGAAAAAAACAGCAGAGAATTGGAGAATTTAGCTAGATTTATTAAAGATATAAATAAAATTGATTCAGAAATGAAGATGTATAGAAGAATAGAAAATAATCACAAAACCCTGCAAGATAAATACTTGTCTCAAAAAGGATTGGTGGCAAAAAAAATAAAGGTATTCGAAGATCTAGAAGATCTTTTTCTGAAGGAACAGGCGGGCATAATCGCACAAAAGCTAGAAGATGGAATGCCATGCCCGGTATGTGGATCTGAAAAACACCCAAGCCCTGCATCGCTAAAAGACGAGGCTCCTTCTGAAGATGAGTTGAAAGAAGCAAAAAAATCAGCCTATGATGCTAAGGAAGAGCTATATGCAATAAGTGAAAGAGGATCGATTAAAAAGACAGAAAAAAACAAAAAGAAAGAGTCGATTTTATCACTGATATACGATGTGGCTGATAAAAAAATCGAAATCGACGATGCAACAGATTTTATAATCATGCAGAGGTCTTTGGCTGAAAAGAGAAAAGAATCAATCACAGCAGAAGAATTGCTTTTGAAAGATGACATGGAAAAAATTAAAAAATCAAATGAAGAAAAGCAAGAGAACGAAACTCAAGTAAGCAAAATAGATAAAATGCTTGAAAAGGCAGGCAATGAAATCGCCAGACTAAAAGAATTTCTCAGTTCTGCTGAAGGGAAAAAAGAAACGATTGAAAAACAGCTTGGATTCCCATCGAAAGAAGAGGCTGTAATAGAATATGATCAGAATAGAAACAGATACACACAGATGAAAAAAAACTATGAAGCTGCACAAAAAAAGTATTTTGATAATAAGGAAAAGCTAGATAAGTACAAGGCCATTTTAGCAACACTAAATGAACAAAAGATTTCATTATCAAATGAAAAGGAAAAGTATCATAAAAGATATAATGAAGAGCTAAAGAAGAGGGGTTTCGACTCAGAGGAAAGCTTCAAGAGTTTCCTTGTATCAGAAAAGGTTATTAAGGACCTTGAAAGAAACTCCAAAGAATATTTCGATAAATTACAAGAAATTCATAATAATATCAAAACTATCAGAGAAGAAATAACCAACAAAGCGAGAGTCGATATAATCGAATTAAGAAAGCTGCTAGCCGAAATCATTGAAAAAAGAAAGGAAAGTGAAAGGATTTACAGAGATCTTTATAATCGGTTGAAAGGAAATAAAAGCATAAAGGAAAAACTTGTTAATCGCTACGAAGAGTATAAAAACAGCGAAACGGAATATGCAATGGTTGAAAATCTTTCAAGGACCGCCAATGGTGACCTTAAGGGCAAGCAGAGAATCAAATTTGAAATGTACATTCAAAGAGCATATTTCAGCAAGATCATAAGGGAAGCGAACAAGAGGTTTTCAAAAATGACTGATGGCAGATATGAGCTTTTGAGGCAGGACGAATCGGATAATCTTAGAAGTCAAATAGGACTTGAGTTGGATGTAATGGATAATTATACGGGAAGGATAAGAAGCGTGAAATCCCTTTCCGGAGGGGAATCCTTCAAAGCGTCTTTAGCAATGGCATTGGGACTGTCTGATGTGATACAGAGTGTATCAGGAGGAATCCAGTTAGATGCAATGTTCATAGACGAGGGCTTTGGAGCGTTAGACAGCGAATCCCTGGAACAGGCTATCGATGTTTTAAACACTTTGAGCAGCGGAAACAGGCTAGTGGGAATAATATCTCACGTAAGTGAACTAAAAGAAAGAATAGATAAAAAACTGATCGTCAAAAAAAGTGCATCAGGGAGTTATGTGGAAATTGTGGTTTGA
- a CDS encoding VOC family protein: MNSLSLQVYINFDGNCREAVEYYSKVFKTDKPEIMTFGDAPEDPGFSLPEESKNLVMHTQLIISGDIVMFSDTFPGMPLVKGNNISLTVVTDDMDEITEAFNQLKAEGKVEMDLQETFWSKYYGSVVDKYGITWQFSMYEH; encoded by the coding sequence ATGAATTCATTGAGCTTGCAAGTTTATATCAATTTTGATGGCAATTGTAGAGAAGCCGTTGAGTATTATTCAAAAGTTTTTAAAACCGATAAACCGGAAATCATGACATTTGGAGATGCACCGGAGGATCCCGGCTTCAGTTTGCCAGAGGAGTCAAAGAATCTCGTTATGCATACCCAGCTTATAATCAGTGGAGACATAGTGATGTTTTCAGATACCTTTCCAGGTATGCCGCTTGTAAAGGGCAACAACATAAGTTTGACAGTGGTTACAGATGATATGGACGAAATTACTGAAGCCTTTAATCAGTTAAAAGCGGAAGGAAAAGTCGAGATGGACCTTCAAGAAACATTTTGGAGCAAATACTACGGATCAGTAGTGGATAAATATGGGATAACATGGCAATTTAGCATGTATGAACATTAA
- a CDS encoding vitamin B12 dependent-methionine synthase activation domain-containing protein, which produces MGIILVDKLPFYLDEDMLIEKLKLRKRKGMNEKLNKLMKKALKIAKPKGAYFETEIESRTENSVKIKGEVFNSRELAKATEKNQKLYPYIITCGKEIEEALIKTEDILEKYILDGIINSILDCATICISKDLKERYQIANLSYHIPGALNDWPIEDQQKLFKIFGDVAEKIGVELSESNVMKPGKSVSGVYCQVMDDITECI; this is translated from the coding sequence ATGGGGATTATATTAGTTGATAAGCTGCCTTTTTATTTGGATGAAGACATGCTGATAGAAAAATTGAAATTGAGAAAGCGAAAAGGAATGAATGAAAAACTCAATAAGCTTATGAAGAAAGCCTTGAAAATTGCAAAACCCAAGGGAGCGTATTTCGAAACAGAAATAGAAAGCAGGACTGAAAACAGCGTAAAAATCAAAGGAGAGGTTTTTAACTCTCGTGAATTAGCAAAAGCGACAGAAAAAAATCAAAAGCTGTATCCTTATATCATAACCTGTGGAAAAGAAATTGAAGAGGCTTTAATTAAGACTGAAGACATCTTGGAGAAATATATTCTGGATGGAATCATAAATTCGATTCTAGACTGTGCCACGATTTGTATATCCAAGGATTTGAAGGAAAGATACCAGATAGCAAATCTTTCATATCACATTCCTGGAGCTTTGAATGACTGGCCCATAGAAGACCAGCAAAAACTATTTAAGATATTTGGGGATGTAGCTGAAAAAATAGGTGTAGAGCTGAGTGAATCAAATGTCATGAAGCCTGGAAAAAGCGTTTCGGGAGTTTACTGCCAAGTTATGGACGATATTACCGAATGCATATAA